GGCGACCCGGCCCGGCAACGCACCGTCTCGGCTGCGGCGAACCTAACGCCGGATTGTTACAGCCGCGCGTCAGCAGCAGGCACCGGCCATGACGATGTCGCACTGTTCCCAGTGTCGATGGGCGGGAAGGGTAAACCGGTGCCGGGTCTGTGACCAGATGTATGAATCTTTTGTGACAGCCGTGCCTGCCTACAGGCCCGCGAGGCCGCGCAGCGCGTCCGCCACCCCCGGCGCGGCGGCGAGCACGGGATTGCCCCTGGTCAGCCCGTCGCCGGCCAGGAAGTCGTTGTGCCAGCCGCCGGCGCATTCGATCAGCACCAGCGCGGCCAGGCAGTCCCAGCTGTTGATGTGCGCCTCGTAATAGCCGATCAGCCGCCCGGCGGCGACGTAGCTGAGCATCAGCGCGCCGGAGCCGTTGCGCTGGAACATGCCGCCGCCTTCGAGCAAGCGGGTCATGAAGCCGATCGTCTCCGCCGGCCGGATCCGCATCGAATGGCCGACGCCGACGCTGCCACCGCCGAGCCCGATCGCGCCGCTGGGCCCGATCGGGCTGCCGTTGAGCGTGGCAGGGCCGCCGGCGCGGGCCGAGAAGGTCTCGCCCGCATTCGGGTCCTCGACCACGCCGATCACCGCGCGCCCGGCATGGACCGCCGCCACCGACACGCACCAGACCGGAATGCCGGCGACGAAGCAGGAGGTGCCGTCGATCGGATCCACGACCCACAGCCAGTCGTTGCGGGCCTCGCTGCGGCCCCCTTCCTCGCCGAGGATCCCGTCGTCGGGAAACGCCTCGGCAATGCGGCGGCGGATCAGGGCCTCGGTCTGCCGGTCGGCGTCGGAGACGTCGTCGTGGGCGCCCTTCGAACCGATGTCGAGGCCGGCCCGGTCGCGGAAACGGCCGAGGGCATAGATCCCGGCCTCGCGCGCGACCGCCTCGGCCAGGGCGTGGCGCGACTCGAGGTCCTGGGCTGGCGGTTGGGTCATCGCGTTTCCCGTTGCGGCTGATCACGTGGCGAAGATAGGCGATCGCCCGCCCGCCGCGAAAGCCCGCCATGACACGCGCACCGAACGAAAAAGGCCGGCCCGAAGGCCAGCCTTTTCACGTTCGCGCCGGGGGAGGGATCGGCGCGAGAAAACCGAGGTCCGGAAGAGTCAGGCGGCGGCCTTGGCCAGCGCCTTCACCTCGTCCATCACCTCGCCGATGCGCTTGCTGATCACGCCGAACGCGTCCTGGTTGGCCTTCAG
The nucleotide sequence above comes from Alphaproteobacteria bacterium. Encoded proteins:
- a CDS encoding inositol monophosphatase produces the protein MTQPPAQDLESRHALAEAVAREAGIYALGRFRDRAGLDIGSKGAHDDVSDADRQTEALIRRRIAEAFPDDGILGEEGGRSEARNDWLWVVDPIDGTSCFVAGIPVWCVSVAAVHAGRAVIGVVEDPNAGETFSARAGGPATLNGSPIGPSGAIGLGGGSVGVGHSMRIRPAETIGFMTRLLEGGGMFQRNGSGALMLSYVAAGRLIGYYEAHINSWDCLAALVLIECAGGWHNDFLAGDGLTRGNPVLAAAPGVADALRGLAGL